In Thermus islandicus DSM 21543, a genomic segment contains:
- the pheS gene encoding phenylalanine--tRNA ligase subunit alpha, which translates to MEREALEAIREAQDLEALRTLKARYLGKRGVLTQEMKALASLPLEERRRRGQALNALKEALEKALEERERALEEEALRQALERRRLDVSLPGVALFAGGLHPITLMERELVGIFRALGYQAVEGPEVESEFFNFDALNIPEHHPARDMWDTFWLEGEGLRLTGPLGEAVEGRLLLRTHTSPMQVRYMVAHTPPFRIVVPGRVFRYEETDATHEAVFHQLEGLVVGEGISMAHLKGAIFELAQALFGPESKVRFQPTYFPFVEPGAQFAVWWPEGGKWLELGGAGMVHPRVFQAVDAYRKRLGLPPAYGEATGFAFGLGVERLAMLRYGVPDIRYFFGGRLKFLEQFKGVL; encoded by the coding sequence GCGAAGCCCAAGACCTCGAGGCCCTAAGGACCCTCAAGGCCCGGTACCTGGGCAAAAGGGGCGTCCTCACCCAGGAGATGAAGGCCCTGGCCTCCCTGCCCCTGGAGGAAAGGCGCAGGCGGGGCCAGGCCCTAAACGCCCTGAAGGAGGCCCTGGAAAAGGCCCTAGAGGAGCGGGAGCGGGCCCTGGAAGAGGAGGCCTTGAGGCAGGCCCTGGAAAGGAGGCGCCTGGACGTTTCCTTGCCGGGGGTCGCCCTTTTCGCCGGGGGCCTCCATCCCATCACCCTCATGGAGCGGGAGCTCGTGGGGATCTTCCGGGCCCTGGGCTACCAGGCGGTGGAGGGACCGGAGGTGGAGAGCGAGTTCTTCAACTTTGATGCCCTGAACATTCCCGAGCACCACCCCGCCCGGGATATGTGGGACACCTTCTGGCTGGAGGGCGAGGGCCTCCGGCTGACGGGGCCCCTGGGCGAAGCGGTAGAGGGAAGGCTCCTTTTGCGCACCCACACCTCCCCCATGCAGGTCCGGTACATGGTGGCCCACACCCCCCCTTTCCGCATCGTGGTCCCGGGGCGGGTCTTCCGCTACGAGGAGACGGACGCCACCCACGAGGCCGTCTTCCACCAGCTGGAGGGCCTGGTGGTGGGGGAGGGGATCAGCATGGCCCACCTCAAGGGGGCGATTTTTGAGCTCGCCCAGGCCCTCTTTGGCCCTGAGTCCAAGGTCCGCTTCCAGCCCACCTACTTCCCCTTCGTGGAGCCCGGGGCCCAGTTCGCCGTGTGGTGGCCCGAGGGCGGGAAGTGGTTGGAGCTGGGGGGGGCCGGGATGGTCCACCCCCGGGTCTTCCAGGCGGTGGACGCCTACCGAAAAAGGCTCGGCCTTCCCCCCGCCTACGGGGAGGCCACGGGCTTCGCCTTCGGCCTGGGGGTGGAGAGGCTCGCCATGCTCCGCTACGGCGTCCCCGACATCCGCTACTTCTTCGGCGGGAGGCTCAAGTTCCTGGAGCAGTTCAAGGGGGTCCTATGA